One window of the Colletotrichum destructivum chromosome 4, complete sequence genome contains the following:
- a CDS encoding Putative short-chain dehydrogenase/reductase SDR, NAD(P)-binding domain superfamily, whose translation MPASSIFCLHKAIKPAFTARTRSIYQCAHISKPSLYRNHRSSFSTMSPLAPYAEQHKNITGPGDARPTAIQIVQDQGLVGKWAGKVAIVTGCSPGGLGPEAARALHVTGADVYITVRDVAKGEEVAKDILSDGKPGKVQVIKLDLGSLESVRQAVKEFLSKSDKLNVLINNAGVMACPKAKTVDGFESQFGTNHLGHFLLFQLLKPTLLASSTPEFNSRVVSVSSSGHRQGRIQFEDFNFDHTVEYHPWTAYGQAKLANIHFANELDRRYGSKGLHALSLMPGGIRTPLQRHVPELMEALNDPEIAKWMKTPEQGAATSVWAAVAKEWEGKGGRYLDDVAEAEEVTPEGWAARPGYAPSAYDPPTEKRLWTESLKLVGLEDDA comes from the exons ATGCCAGCTTCTTCCATCTTTTGTCTACATAAAGCAATCAAGCCAGCATTCACGGCTCGTACGAGATCCATCTACCAGTGCGCCCACATCAGCAAGCCCTCTTTATACAGAAACCACCGCTCCTCATTCAGCACCATGTCTCCGCTAGCCCCCTACGCTGAACAGCACAAGAACATCACCGGTCCCGGAGACGCCCGTCCCACGGCCATTCAAATCGTTCAAGACCAAGGCCTCGTCGGCAAATGGGCTGGCAAGgtcgccatcgtcacggGCTGCTCCCccggcggccttggtccTGAGGCCGCCAGAGCCCTTCacgtcaccggcgccgacgtctACATCACCGTCCGCGACGTTgccaagggcgaggaagTTGCCAAGGATATCCTCTCCGACGGCAAGCCCGGAAAGGTCCAGGTCATCAAGCTGGACCTCGGATCCCTCGAGAGCGTCAGGCAGGCTGTCAAGGAGTTTCTGAGCAAGTCCGACAAGTTGAACGTGCTCATCAACAATGCTG GTGTTATGGCCTGCCCCAAGGCCAAGACTGTCGATGGGTTCGAAAGCCAATTCGGCACCAACCACCTCG GTCACTTCCTCCTGTTTCAGCTCCTGAAGCCAACCCTTCTGGCATCCTCAACCCCCGAATTCAACTCCCGCGTCGTatccgtctcgtcgtcgggccACCGCCAGGGCAGGATCCAGTTCGAGGACTTCAACTTTGACCACACCGTCGAGTACCATCCCTGGACGGCTTACGGCCAGGCCAAGCTCGCCAACATTCACTTCGCCAACGAGCTCGACCGCCGCTACGGCTCAAAGGGCCTCCACGCCCTGAGCCTCATGCCGGGCGGCATCCGGACGCCGCTGCAGAGGCACGTGCCCGAGCTCATGGAGGCGCTCAACGACCCGGAGATTGCCAAGTGGATGAAGACACCCGAGCAGGGCGCCGCGACGTCggtctgggccgccgtcgccaaggagtGGGAGGGAAAAGGTGGCAGGtaccttgacgacgtcgccgaggccgaggaggtcaCACCCGAGGGCTGGGCGGCCAGGCCTGGGTACGCGCCGTCCGCCTACGATCCCCCCACGGAGAAGAGGCTGTGGACCGAGAGTCTCAAGCTGGTCgggctcgaggacgacgcgtGA
- a CDS encoding Putative alpha/beta hydrolase-1, epoxide hydrolase — protein MASGMHYAHCGANDGCKLAFQSSLPLFGAASATKCVLLMHGFSGSSAYFHRNFDALVAAGLWVVAPDMRGHGSSDRTRGGYHVARLAADLHDLVAHLRRAAPDVAIVPVGCSIGAAVLWTYVELFGAAPDFAGFVFVDQAPLQDRSPFDGWDESRAHTGCYDERSMLAAQRFWIDDSAAAHVDLVDGCLGYRAKPSPDDDVSPETRKRDEDFFTGISALCDQTWLARLLADHTRYDHREAIETISVPTLVMAGRRSGCFPLEGMLETVRRVEKNRPGLARESVFESGHWLFYEQPERFNREIAEFVDKCTN, from the coding sequence ATGGCCTCGGGCATGCACTACGCCCACTgcggcgccaacgacggCTGCAAGCTCGCCTTCCAGTCCTCCCTGCccctcttcggcgccgcctccgccaccaAGTGCGTCCTCCTGATGCACGGCTTCAGCGGTTCGAGCGCCTACTTCCACCGGAACTTTGacgctctcgtcgccgccggcctctgGGTCGTTGCCCCGGACATGCGCGGCCACGGCTCCTCCGACCGCACGCGCGGCGGCTACCAcgtcgcccgtctcgccgccgacctgcaTGACCTTGTCGCTCacctgcgccgcgccgcccccgacgtcgccatcgtccccgtcggctgctccatcggcgccgccgtgctctGGACCTACGTCGAGCTattcggcgccgcccccgacTTTGCGGGCTTTGTCTTTGTCGACCAGGCCCCGCTGCAGGACCGCTCGCCGTTCGACGGCTGGGACGAGAGCAGGGCGCACACAGGGTGCTACGACGAGCGGAGCATGCTGGCCGCGCAGCGGTTCTGGATCGACGactcggcggccgcccacGTCGACCTCGTGGACGGCTGCCTCGGGTACCGCGCGAAGCCCAGCCCGGACGACGATGTTTCGCCCGAGACGAGGAAGCGGGATGAGGACTTCTTCACGGGCATCAGCGCGCTGTGCGATCAGACGTGGCTGGCGAGGCTGTTGGCCGACCACACGCGGTACGACCATCGCGAGGCCATTGAGACCATCAGCGTGCCGACGCTCGTCATGGCGGGGCGGAGGTCCGGGTGTTTCCCGCTCGAGGGCATGCTCGAGACGGTCCGGCGGGTCGAGAAGAACCGGCCCGGCCTGGCGAGGGAGTCCGTCTTCGAGTCCGGGCACTGGCTGTTCTACGAGCAGCCGGAGAGGTTCAACAGAGAGATTGCCGAGTTTGTGGACAAGTGCACTAACTGA